A genomic window from Acinetobacter chinensis includes:
- a CDS encoding A1S_2505 family phage non-structural protein, with product MTYQYHDESIIKDLPEDTVFVFGSNMAGTHQGGAAKTALLHFGATKGVGRGWAGQSFAIPTMNEHLQQMPLSQIQHYIDDFKIYTRNHLKMKYFITSVGCGVAGYKVEEIAPMFKGISRNVIFPVSFRPFVEKTLPKLTQKFLQSILSNEVIFHADVEEKIQTLDLSDAEKTLATIVINIPMYPTDSNGRDRSYEISDILNTLKSKNVLTDDIQSDETKTLGGVILAILELYNINEHDFIETWNAQKEVMPPKAAHRAKK from the coding sequence ATGACTTATCAATATCATGATGAAAGCATAATCAAAGATTTACCTGAAGATACAGTCTTTGTCTTTGGAAGCAATATGGCGGGTACTCACCAGGGGGGGGCTGCAAAAACAGCACTGTTACACTTTGGTGCGACCAAAGGTGTCGGACGGGGCTGGGCAGGACAAAGCTTTGCCATTCCAACCATGAATGAACATCTTCAGCAGATGCCGCTTTCGCAAATTCAGCATTATATTGATGATTTTAAAATCTATACCAGAAACCATCTCAAAATGAAGTATTTCATTACTTCAGTTGGTTGTGGTGTTGCAGGCTACAAAGTTGAAGAAATCGCTCCAATGTTTAAAGGAATTTCACGTAACGTAATCTTCCCTGTTTCCTTTCGTCCATTCGTGGAAAAAACCTTACCGAAACTGACTCAGAAATTTCTGCAAAGTATTCTCAGCAATGAAGTGATCTTTCATGCAGATGTCGAAGAAAAAATTCAGACTTTAGATTTAAGCGATGCAGAAAAAACCCTTGCAACGATTGTGATCAATATCCCGATGTATCCAACGGACAGTAATGGTCGGGATCGCAGTTACGAAATCAGCGATATTTTAAATACACTCAAAAGCAAAAATGTTTTAACAGATGACATTCAGAGTGATGAAACCAAGACTTTAGGTGGTGTGATTTTAGCAATTTTAGAGTTGTATAATATCAACGAGCATGATTTTATAGAAACGTGGAATGCTCAAAAAGAAGTGATGCCACCAAAAGCTGCACATCGTGCAAAAAAATAA